GGTATCGATATCTTCACCGCCCAGCGGCTTGTGACCGCATTTCGGGCAGACGTAGACGCCAGCTGGTTTCATGTAGTGGCATTGCGAGCATTCGTGCGGCCGCTTCTCTTCGCGTTCTTCAGCAGCCCGGCGCGCGCTTTCATCCATTCCGTCTGATTTGCCCGGGAGGTCGTCATACTCGATAGAGTCCGGGTAACCGAGGCGATGTACGGTGCCGCTGTGATCGAAGATGAGGCAGGATTCTTTACCCGGCGCGGCGCGAAGACCGCGGCCCAGCGCCTGCAGCCAGCGAATTTCGCTTTTGGTTGGCCTGGCGTAGATGATGCAACGAACGTCGCTGTCGAACCCGGCCACAAGAACACCCACACTCACGATGATTTTCGTGGCGCCAGTCTCGAAGCGATGAATGATGGTCTGGCGATCCTCCACCGGAGTGTCAGCGGTCATCACCTCGGCATTAACCCCAGCCTGGTTAAACTGGATGGTCAGGAAATTGGCGTGGGCAACGTTCACGCAGAACGCAATAGTCGGCAGGTCACGGCCATTCTCCAGCCAGTTCTGGACGATATCGCCCACCAGCGTGGAACCGCACATGATCTCCGCCAGCTGCGTCTCGTTGTAGTCGCTGCCGAACTCCAGTGATGAGGCCGTTCTAACGCCTTTCAGATCCGGTTTAGTCGGTGCGTAAAACTCGTATTTGCTCAAATCGCCGCGCTGGATCAGCTCGCCGATGGTGGTCGGCTTAATGAGCCGGTCATAGTATTTACCCAGGAACGGCGAAAATGGTGTACCCGACAGGCCGATCACTTTCACACCGCTAGCGCGCAGGCGTTCGATGTCCTGCAGGATGCGCTTTTTACGCAGGTGCGCTTCGTCGATAATCAGCAGATCGATGTTGTCAGGGAATACGCGGCGAATAAGCGTATCGGCGCTAGCAATCTGGATTTTCAACGACGGATCGTAGTTTGGATGGTCTGCCCATATGTAGCCGATTTCGTCACCCGGTAATCCATATTCAACAAAGCGGTTTGCCGTCTGACCGATCAGGATGGTGTATGGCGCGCAGAACAGAACGCGCTTGCCGCGGCTGACGAACCCGGCAACAATGAAAGCGGCCAGCCCTGTCTTGCCGCTACCGGTCGGCGAGTACACCATGAAGGTGTCGTTTGCCTTCCAGTCCCGGCGCAGCATATTAAGCGCGCGTTCCTGTGCAAAATTCGGTGTGATCGTCAGCTGCATTGTGCTGCCCCCGCGGTGATGAGATAATAATTTTGTGATGTGGTTTTCATAGATTCCCCTCACATGGCTGGCGGCCTCCCCAAAGGTTGCCAGCCTCCCTTCTGAATCAGCTCCCCTGAAATTCACTCTTCCAGGAAGAACCTTCCTCGTTTCTGTACGCTTTCAGCTTCCGTACTATCTTGCTGATACAGCGCTTTTTGTGGTTCAGTCCTTAAGACTGAGATCTACCTAACCTATGGATCTCTCCTGTTGGAAAAGGACCTATTCCTTCCCCTGCACCCAATCCCCCCTTTCCCCCCTTTCCCTCTTCCCCATAAAAACGTACTACTTTCCTAGTACAAATGGGGGTGAGGTTCTGGTGGTTGCCAACCTGAGCAGACACCTTTAAGCCTGCATCTGTCCGGGTACCTTCAAACCCGAAACAATCAAAAACGCGCTTGCGTTCCAGCCAAGGGAGGTTCGGCGGTATACCCCTGTAAAGCTCTGCCGTGATTTCTAACGAACAGGCGAAGCCGTGTGTTTGCTTTGTGCCTTGCCCGGTTCTCCTTGCGGTAAGAAACCAGCTCAGCTTCATACGATTCCTGGTACACAGCCGCATAACGCTGAATTGCTTTTTGTCGTGCGGATGGTGCCAGGGTTAATAGCTGCTGCTTAATCCATTCCGAATCTGCCTGGCTATGGTTGTCAGGCATAACCAGGTGCTCATTACGGTTGATATCCATCAGAGCTAAACCTTTCGGGATAGAGGATCTGAATTTCTGTCAATTCTGCGTCGAACAATTTGGCCAGCTTCTCAGCAACTTCTGGAGAAGGCCTCTGTATACCTCGCTCCATTCGACTAAGATTACCGGGGTCGCACTTAATGGATGATGCAACCTCCTGAATGGTCATCTTTGCTTTGAGGCGAGCTTTGCGTAGCGGTGTGAACATGCGCATAACTCCATTTGTGTTTTAGACATAATATGCGTCACAAACATATTATGCAAGTTGAGTTGTGTGAGTTGCAAAATTATGTATAAAATACAAATTAAATAACATTTGGCGGGGGTGCTTCGATGAACGTAGGGCAACGGATTAGAGAGCTGCGAAAAGCAAAGAAAATGACTATAAACCAGCTGGCGTCCCTGACTGATTGGGATGTCGGCAACATTTCACGGCTCGAAAGAGGTATGCAGGGCTACAGTGAAGCCAGCCTCAAAAAAATTGCCGAGGCGTTAGAGGTTCCACTCTCCGAACTATTTTCTTTCCAAGATAAAAAAGATACTGTAGAAACATACAGTATCAATTCACTTTCGTCGGAAAGGAGAAGGGACGTGTATCGGGTTGATGTAATGGACGTTTCTGCAAGCGCTGGCAATGGGAACTCTACCCGCGACTTCATCGAAGTTATTAGTTCGATAGAGTATGTTACCGAAGAAGCAAGAAACCTCTTTGGCCACAGGCCAGCAAATCAGGTCAAGCTCATTAACGTTCGCGGCGATAGCATGCAGGGCACAATCGAGCCTGGTGATCTCATTTTTGTTGATGTCGGTGTCAACCATTTCGACGGTGACGGCATATATGTTTTTGATTTTAGCGGCGATCTCTTTGTAAAACGCCTTCAGAAAATCAAAACTCAACTTCACGTGCTTTCTGACAATCCGCTGTATAGAGAATGGCAGATCACTGATGAAGAGATGGATATGCTCCACGTTTGCGGCAAGGTACTTTTAAGCCAATCACAACAGTTCCGACGCCACGCGTGACCCATCATCCCCGCACATACTAAAGAGCCTTCCGGCTCTTTTTTTTGCTTTTGAAACATATCTTTTAAAGTCAGGAAAACAGTTGGTTATACCCAAAATATGTTTATCACGCATAATTATGTTTGACAGACAATTTTGGTGATCGTATGCTTATTTCATCGGCATACAACGGAGTTAACTAAATGACCAGCGAGCCAACTACTAAAAAGTTTTACCAATTAGTTGATATCGAAGATTTTCGATTCAGTAAAGATTGCTCTCATATTCATTACGGTGATATTGCATCTGATTGCGATACCAAAACGACTTCAATCTTTGAAGCAATAAATCATCTCAGTTTAAGTATTTTTAGTTTGTCAGAAGAGGAAGCAATTAATAGAGACAAAATCCTCAGTCTCACCTGCGTTATCGCTGATCTTGCTGAACTCGGCGTTGCGACAAATAAAATATCTCATGCAGCTTCATATCTTTCTGGGTTAAAGGATGGGAATCATGGCGCATGAAATTTCATTAGAGCAGGTAGCTGAGCGAGCGCATCAAGCGGAAATTATTTGTCGAATGATGGAGTCTTATCCTGACAGAATGGCTGATTCCGAAGTGATAGCGATTGCCTCGCTACTGCGCAGGCTCACAGGCGATGTATGCGCTTGGTTGATTGAAGAGCAGGCTGTTAAAGTCAAAAACAAATAACCACACCGATAATTTAATCTGGAATAAATACAGCTTTATCGCTGGGGAATATTACATCCTTTTTATGGGTTTTTATTATGGTAAATAAAGCCGCTTTTAAAACAGCACAATTAATGCGCAGCGCTGGATATTGGCACATCGCCAATCTCTTTTTAAAGAAAGCATATGGGAGATAAGTTATGTCTATTCAAGAACGACAAGATATTCAGACGCTGAATATCAAAGCAGAACAACTCAATTTCCTTATGCAAACTATCCATGCCCATCATAAGGATTTCGATTGCTACCAGCTTGATGGCCTTTTAGGTCTGGCTTATGACCTCGCTGGCTCCGTTTATTCATGGACCGAGAAAGAGGAGAAAATTGTACTGGCGAATGAAGACGCGCAAAGAAGGATTATTTAGATGGATAAATTAATCGAAACATACCGCCGTCGAATTCTTAAAACAGCGTTACTCCGCCACCAGCGTAAAACCGGTAGTAACTGCATCATTATTAACCAGCCAAAAGGAGAAATAAAAACTATCGAATTAACAGAGATTCTACTCGATGGCCTATTGAGCAGATTTGAAAAACAGGCCGTGAGCGAATTCGGAAATATTGAAGGGATTAAGGCGGTCAGGGGAATTTATAGCAGCGCTGTAGACGTGAATGGCCGCGGTGAGTTCCTGACGGAAAGCGGCAAAGAGTTAATCGACGATCTCATTGCAGAACTGGTCGATTTTGCCAAAAAGCATAAACCAGCAGCTGCGGAGGCTAAGCATGATCAGTCAACAAAATGTTAGCCAGAGTGGTCGCCCGGTTCTGAACGTAGATCTGCATGTTCTGCCTGACTTCACTGGCCGCGTCGTTCTCTACATCGAAAACGGCCAGGTTAAATGTGATCGGCGGTTATCTCCCGACGAGCATATCTGTGCTTTGGACACGTTTATTGAAATGGCTCGTGATATGGAGCTGCGGATCGCGGAGGTGAAAAGTGGCCCTGACTGCAATTCGAATTCCTGAGTGGATTCATCTTAAAGCTGCGCACGTCCTGCGCCAGTTTAGAGCCAGGCGGATTCACCCCTGCCGCATGCATGGCTCCGGGAACCTGAGCCTAAAGGTAAACCACCGCTGGCGGCTACTTTCCCGCGATGGGGGCCGGAACTGGGAAGTAATGAGCCATGAAACTTATAACCGGGAGAAAGACAGATGATCGACAACGATAAAGACAATGTGAAGCAGCTTGTTAACCGACTAAAGGAAATGCAGGAACAGTCCGGTACGCATATCCCAGCCTGGATGCTTGATGAAAATCGTTATGGGAAGGGTGAGCTGACAGATGAAGAACAGCATGAGTGGGCAGAAACCGTCGTCCAGTCCATGCGCGGGACGGTCGCTCTGCTCTATCTCCTCAGTTGCGAAAACCGCTGGGGACTTCGCAACGGCGAATACCAGTTTAAAACCGGGGAGTTTGCTTTCGGCTTAACGTGGGAACTCATCGAAAATCTGCTTGTTGAGCATGTAGAAGGCGCGCTGATCGAACACAAGCCCAAGGAACGGTATCTGGCTGTGTTCCAGTTCTACAGCGCCAATTATCAGCGCCTGAAAGAAGATGGTAATTCATGGTTCACAGCCTTTCTCGACGAGATGTTTGTGGATCTTGCAAATCGCCTTCGCCCAGGCGAATCGGCACCCGTTCAGCACATTTTGCATTGAGGATAATGACGATGAACACAGTAACCATCAATAACAAACAGCTCCCGGCAGTTGAATATCGCGGCCAGCGCGTTGTGACTCTGGCAATGATTGATGAAGTCCACCAGCGCCCGGAAGGTACAGCTCGTGCCGCGTTTAACCGTAACCGCTCACACTTTATTGAAGGTGTGGATTTTCTTGAATTGACTGCGGACGTAATACGTACGGAGTCACTATCAGAGGTTTTTGCCGCTCGTACTGCCAAAGGCATCATTCTGTTCGAGTCTGGCTACCTGATGCTGACGAAACCTTTTAATGACGACCTGGCCTGGCAGATTCAGCGCGAGCTGGTTAACAGCTACTTCCGTACTCACCGACAACAACCCCTGACCGAAATCGAAATGATCGCCGCGATGGCCGCCGACGCAGTTCGCCAGCAGAAGCGCCTGAATCATGTGGAAGAGCAGATCGAAACAGTAACCGAAGCTGTAGAGAATATTAAGCGTGGCAACATGCGTGCAGGCTATGTCGGTTATCGGCAGGTGGTCGCCAAAAGTGGCATGACTGACTCGAAATGCCGCAACCTGGTAAACGCCTACCGCATCCCGACAGACACGCACGAGTTCATGACGCCAGATGGCCTTCTCTCCCGCCGCGCCATCGTGGAACTTGAGCCATTTATGGCAGCGTTCCGCCAGATGATGTCCGAAGCGGAACCCCGGGGCACCCGCTGGTATCACCCAAAAATGGGTTTGTTTCAGGCTATCGGGTGGGAGGGTTAACAGTGACGAGCAATGATATCTGTCTGCCAGCTGGTTCAATCGAGCAGGCCCACCAGCAGGCGCTGACATGGGTGTGTGATGCATACCTGTTTCACCTGGTCTGCCTGCACCGTCGGCCCGTATATCGCCACCAGTACGGCGACATCTCGCTTAATCAGCCAGCTCTGCGGGGCTTTATTGATTCATACCTCACTGATAGGGGCTGGAGCGTGGAGCGCCGACGGGCGCATTACATCAATATTCTCGATCTCATCAAATACATGCATCGCAGCAATTCTGATTTTATCGACTGGGGTACGGTGCCGGTCCTTACGTCGAGAGGGATCCGCTGGATGAATGCCTGCTTCTCCCGCCTGGGCGAAATGGTTAACAGTTACGGTGGCTGGGAAAACGTCGTCAGGGTAAGCGATGAGGTTAAGCGATGAAACAGTTCATTAACTCATTTCTGATCGCCATTCTTCTGGTGTTCATCGTGATTGGTACGTTGATTGAGTACACATTTTTGGCAGATTTCTGAGGTGAATCATGCGTAATACATCGGACATCGTTCTCCTGGTCCCGAACGACTGGGTCTGTGAAAGCGTACTTATCGCGGTAACCGGGCTTAAGCCCGGAACTATCCTCCGGGCCAGAAAGGAATGCTGGATGGTCGGCCAGGAATACGTGCACGTTTCACCGGACGGGAACCCGAAACCGTCCAGCGAGTGCATGTACAACCGCAAAGCGGTCGATGCATGGGTGGACTCGATGAAAAACAAACAGCCCGGGTGATTTGATGCCATGAAAAAGGTAAGCTCAGATCGCTCTTGGGCGTCTGGAGGAATCAATGGATAAGTTTGACTATCCAACAGGCGTCGAAAACCACGGCGGCTCGTTGCGCATCTGGTTCAGTTACAAAGGTAAGCGTGTCAGGGAAAACCTCGGTGTCCCTGACACCATTAAAAACAGGAAGATCGCCGGGGAACTGCGGACATCGGTATGTTTCGCTATCCGCACAGGGACGTTCGACTATGCGTCAAGGTTCCCCGAATCACCTCATCTCAAAACTTTTGGGATAGGTAAGAAAGAAATCACAGTGAAAGAACTTGAAGAAAAGTGGCTGGATCTGAAAAAGATGGAAATTTCTTCGAACGCCCTCAATCGCTATGAGTCGGTCGTAAGAAATGTAGTGCCGAGGATCGGAGGGGGTCGGCTGGTAGCCTCGGTGACCAAAGAGGAACTGCTGTATATCAGGAAAGATTTACTGACCGGTCACCAGACGCCAATGAAGGGGAAGGCCCCGGCGAAGGGACGAAGTGTTGTTACCGTGAATTATTACATGACAACAATCGCCGGAATGTTCCAGTTTGCGGCTGATCACGGCTACTTAGAAGCGAATCCGTTTGAAGGTATTAAGCCGCTTAAGAAAGCCAGGGTAGAGCCAGATCCGCTTTCTCGTGACGAATTTATCCGTCTTATTGATGCATGCCGGCATCAACAGACGAAAAACCTGTGGTCACTGGCAGTGTACACAGGGGTGCGTCACGGGGAGCTGCTCTCCCTGGCCTGGGAGGATATCGATCTTAAAGCGGGAACAATAACAGTACGCCGCAATTATACGAAACTGGGCGAGTTCACTCTACCAAAAACTGAGGCCAGCACGAACAGAGTGATTCACCTGATAGAACCCGCGGTTAGCGTCCTGAGAAATCAGGCTGAAATGACAAGGCTGGGTAAGCAGCACCACATCGATGTTCAGTTGCGCGAGTATGGCCGAACCGAGCGGCATGACTGTACCTTTGTCTTTAACCCTCAGTTAGTCAGGCGCAGCGAGCAGGTGGGTTTTGTTTATAAGGTCGATTCGATAGGTGACTCCTGGGACGCAGCGGTTAAGCGAGCAGGCATTAGGCACAGGAAAGCCTATCAGTCGCGTCATACGTACGCATGCTGGTCATTGTCCGCTGGAGCTAACCCCAGCTTCATTGCCAGCCAGATGGGCCACGCTAGCGCCCAGATGGTGTTCAATGTGTACGGAGCGTGGATGGCTGACAGTAGCTCAGAGCAAATAGCGATGCTCAATCAGAAACTGGCCGCCTTTGCCCCATCAATGCCCCATAGCCTACAGGGGAGCGATGGGGCATTATTAAAATCAGTAAGTTAGTTAGCGTTACCCCACATGTTAACTGTGTGGAGGGTAATACCACGCTGTACGCGCTGCCTAAACCTGAGGTGGTGGCGCGCTGGCGGGAGCAGACCGGCGACGACTTCCGCTTCTGCTTTAAATTCCCGGCCACCATCTCCCATCAGGCCGCGCTGCGTAACTGCGACGATTTAACCGCCGAGTTTTTCACCCGCCTGTCGCCGCTGGCCGACCGCATCGGACAGTACTGGGTGCAACTGCCTGCCACCTTTGACCCGCGCGATCTGCCCGCGCTCTGGCAGTTTCTCGACGCCCTGCCCCGGGAATTTACCTACGGCGTAGAGGTCCGTCATCCTGAGTTCTTTATGAAAGGCGAAGCGGAGCAAGCGCTTAACCGCGGCCTGCACGAGCGCGGCGTCAACCGGACGATTCTCGACAGCCGTCCCGTTCATGCCGCCGTTGCGCATAACGAAGCCATCATCGAAGCGCAGCGCAAAAAACCGAAGGTGCCGGTGCATGCGGTGATGACCGCCAGTAATCCGATGGTGCGGTTTATCGGCAGCGACAATATGCCGCAAAACCAGGCGCTGTTTGCCGTCTGGCTGCAGACCCTGGCGAAGTGGGAACTGACCGCCACCCCCTATCTTTTTTTACATACTCCCGATATCGCCCAGGCGCCGGAACTGGTCGATGCTCTCTGGCAGGCCTTGCAGGCCGTGGCGCCGTCCATTGGCGATGCCCCCACTATTCCGCAGCAATCTTCTCTTTTCTAATCTCAGCCCCTATCATATGAAATGCCATCTGCCAAAAAACAGGGAGTTTGTATGGTTTGCGCGCTGTATGCGGTGCTGGGTGCGTTACTGTTAATCAAGTTTTCGTTCGATGTTGCGCGCCTGCGGATGTTGTACCGCGTCTCTTATGGCGACGGGGGTTTCTCTGAGCTGCAAACCGCGATCCGCATTCACGGCAATGCGGTGGAGTACATTCCGGCGGCGCTGATTTTGCTGTTGTTTATGGAAATGAACGGCGCGGAGACCTGGATGGTGCATGTCTGCGGCCTGCTGCTGATCCTTGGACGCCTGATGCACTACTACGGCCTCCATCAGCGCCTGTTCCGCTGGCGTCGTTCCGGCATGAGCGCCACCTGGTGTTCGCTTGTGCTAATGGTGCTGGCTAACCTGTGGTATATGCCGTGGGAGTTGGTTTTCTCCCTGCATTAGCGCACAATACGCCCCTTTATTTTTCCCGGATTTTTACGTTATGTCAGATCGCGACACGCTTTTTTCTGCGCCTATCGCCAGTCTGGGCGACTGGACCTTCGATGAACGGGTGGCTGAAGTCTTCCCGGATATGATCCAGCGCTCGGTCCCCGGCTACTCCAATATCATCTCCATGATCGGCATGCTGGCGGAACGTTTTGTTCAGCCAGATACGCAGGTCTACGATCTGGGATGCTCGCTGGGCGCAGCCACGCTGTCGGTTCGTCGTAACATCAAGCACGACGGGTGCAACATTATCGCCGTAGACAACTCGCCGGCGATGGTCGAACGCTGCCGCCGTCATATCGACGCCTGGAAAGCGCCTACCCCGGTAGAGGTGGTCGAGGGCGATATTCGCCATATCGAAATTAAAAACGCCTCAATGGTGGTGCTGAATTTTACCCTGCAATTCCTGGTGCCCGAAGATCGTCAGCTGTTGCTGGACAAAATTTATCAGGGGCTGAACCCCGGCGGCGCGCTGGTGCTGTCGGAAAAATTCAGCTTTGAAGATGCCACCGTCGGCGAACTGCTGTTCAACATGCATCACGATTTCAAACGCGCCAACGGCTATAGCGAACTGGAGATCAGCCAGAAGCGCAGCATGCTGGAGAACGTGATGCTGACCGACTCGGTTGAGGCCCATAAGGCCCGCCTGCACAAGGCCGGCTTCGAGCACAGCGAGCTGTGGTTCCAGTGCTTCAACTTTGGCTCGCTGGTGGCGCTGAAGGGCGGTGACGCATGATTGATTTCGGTAACTTTTATCAGCTGATTGCCAAAAACCACCTCTCCCACTGGCTGGAAACCCTGCCCGCGCAGATCGCCGCCTGGCAGCGTGAGTCGCTGCACGGTCAGTTTAAGCAGTGGAAGAATGCGGTTGAATTTCTGCCGGAGATGACGCCGTATAAGCTGGATCTGCTGCACAGCGTGACCGCCGAGAGCGAAGAGCCGCTGAGCGAAGGCCATAAGCTGCGTCTTGAAAATCTGATGCGTAACCTGATGCCGTGGCGCAAAGGGCCGTTTTCGCTGTACGGCATGCAGATCGACACCGAATGGCGTTCAGACTGGAAGTGGGATCGCGTCCTGCCGCACCTCTCCGATTTAACCGGGCGCACCATTCTCGATGTCGGCTGCGGCAGCGGCTATCACATGTGGCGCATGATTGGCGCGGGCGCGCATCTGGCGGTGGGCATCGACCCAACCCAGCTGTTCCTCTGCCAGTTCGAAGCCGTGCGCAAGCTACTTGGCAACGATCAGCGCGCGCACCTGCTGCCGCTGGGCATTGAGCAACTCCCTGCCCTGGCGGCGTTCGACACCGTCTTCTCAATGGGCGTGCTCTATCATCGCCGCTCCCCGCTGGAACACCTCTGGCAGCTGAAAGATCAGCTGGTCAGCGGCGGCGAACTGGTGCTGGAGACGCTGGTGGTTGAAGGGGATGAGAACACCGTTCTGGTGCCGGGGGATCGTTATGCCCAGATGCGTAACGTCTACTTTATTCCGTCGGCGCTGGCGCTGAAAAACTGGCTGGCGAAATGCGGTTTTGTGGATATTCGCATCGCGGACGTTTGCGTCACCACCACCGAAGAGCAGCGCCGTACAGAGTGGATGACCACCGAATCGCTGGCCGAGTTCCTCGACCCGAACGACAGCAGCAAAACGATCGAAGGTTATCCGGCCCCGGTCCGTGCGGTGTTGATTGCCACCAGGCCGTGATTTTTGCCGGGTGGCGGCTTCGCCTTACCCGGCCTACAAAACAACATCTGCCATTTTATCCGAAATATTTCGAGTTGCAGCAAGGCGGCAACGCAGCGAATCCCCGGGAGCTTACATCAGTAAGTGACCGGGGTGAGCGAGGCAGCCAACGCCGCTGCGGCTTGAAATATGAAGGATAAAGGATAAAAAAAGGCCCCTGTTGAAATTGCAGGGGCCTGGTACAAACAAGCATCACATTGGGCGACATGATGCGCGGTAAAAACTGGTTTTAGCGGCGATACTGCTCGATTATCGCCTTCATTCGGGCTACCGACTCTCCCTCAACGCCATAGCGGGAATATTCATCCGCTTCGGCATCAGTCGACATCGACAACCCTGTATTGCGATAGCGCATGGGTGATGGCCACCATTTCCCGGCCGAGCTGTGAAGCTCTTCAACCCCTGCCTGTAAAAACGTCTCCAGGTTGGCGGCGCGAACGCCAGCACCCGCCATTATTATTGGAACACCTGATTGCGCTTTTAGTTCCTTAATTAATGAAATACCTTTTTCAGCAGACGACTGCTGGCCGGATGTCAGCACACGCGCCACCCCCAGTTCCGCCAGCTTTTCAAAGCCTTGCTGCGGATTGATGCACATATCGAAGGCACGATGAAAAGTTACCGCCATCCCCTGTGCGGCGGCCATAATCTGGCGCATACGCGGCATATCGATGTCGCCGTCTTCATCCAGCAGGCCGGTCACCAGCCCCGGATACCCCAGCTCTTTCACAAGGGCGATATCCTCGAGCATGGCGTTAAACTCGCCGCTGCTGTAGCAAAAATCCCCGCCGCGGGGCCGGATAATCGGGTGAACCGGAATACGCACCGCCTGACGCACCGATTTCAGTACGCCATAAGACGGGGTCAGCCCACCCTCTTTCGGAGCGGCACAGAGCTCAATACGATCGGCACCCTGCTCCTGCGCGGTCAGGGCACACTCCATGCTGTAACAACAGATCTCAAGCAATGCCATAAAGCCTCCTTATTCTTCGCTGGCGACAATCTGCTCGATTGTCCAGGGGTGAAACTTCACCGTCACGTTGCCGTCGGTCACCGCCAGGGTGGGATTGGGTAGACGCTCATGCTCCCCTTTTGGCGAACTGGTTTTCACAAAGATCCCGGGCTGGCTTAACCCCTCGTCAGAGAGCAGCGCCAGGGCGCGGGCATTCAGGGTATCCGGGTCGCCGGGCAGGACGATTTCGATATGCTCCCAGCCTTCGTGCGGGTAGCGTTTTTCACCCGGCCAGGGCAGCTCGACCACAGTAAAGCGCCAGTGGTCGACGCACACCGGCTCGTGCAGCTTAAACAGGCAGATGGGACGGCCATTGATGATGTTTTCCGAGAGCAGCTCGCCGCACTGCTCAAACCCGCGCCGCCAGCGTTCCGCAGTGGCGTTCTGGTGGCAGCGCAGGGAGATGTGGTCCGCCGCGAGCGGGGCGATATCCAGACCCAGGCGAGCGGAAAGCGCCGTAAAGGCGTCGGTGAAACGCGGTAAATCGGCTGCAATGTCCTGCAGCTCGTCAACAGATTGCCAGTTCGCCATCGTTAATACTCTTATCGTCACGCAAAAGCGTTAATTTACTCTGTTGCCCGCCTGCGACCAACCGCTGATTTGAGCCAGTGCTGACGGCAACGGGCAATTGCAGTATACTCCCGGCCTAATTTCTTTAACTGATGCGACAGCATGATGGTCGCGTCAAAAATGTAAGGTATCCCGGTGAATATTCAGGCTCTTCTCTCAGAAAAAGTCAGTCAGGCACTGATTGCTGCAGGCGCACCTGCAGACTGTGAACCGCAGGTTCGTCAGTCAGCGAAAGTACAGTTTGGCGACTATCAGGCCAATGGCGTGATGGCAGTGGCTAAAAAACTGGGCATGGCGCCGCGACAACTCGCAGAGCAGGTCCTGACGCATCTGGATCTCAAGGGTATCGCCAGCAAAACCGAAATCGCCGGTCCGGGCTTTATCAATATCTTCCTCGACCCGGCTTTCCTGGCGCAGAACGTGGATGCCGCGCTGCAGTCCGACCGTCTGGGCGTGGCGCAGCCGCAGGCTCAGACCATCGTTGTCGACTACTCCGCCCCGAACGTGGCGAAAGAGATGCACGTCGGCCACCTGCGCTCCACCATCATCGGTGACGCCGCGGGGCGCACCCTGGAGTTCCTCGGCCACAACGTGATCCGTGCGAACCACGTCGGCGACTGGGGCACCCAGTTCGGCATGCTGATCGCCTGGCTGGAGAAACAGCAGCAGGAAAACGCCGGTGAGATGGCGCTGGCGGACCTCGAAGGCTTTTACCGCGACGCGAAAAAGCACTACGACGAAGACGAAGCCTTCGCCGAGCGCGCGCGCAGCTACGTGGTGAAACT
This DNA window, taken from Leclercia adecarboxylata, encodes the following:
- a CDS encoding DEAD/DEAH box helicase, which translates into the protein MQLTITPNFAQERALNMLRRDWKANDTFMVYSPTGSGKTGLAAFIVAGFVSRGKRVLFCAPYTILIGQTANRFVEYGLPGDEIGYIWADHPNYDPSLKIQIASADTLIRRVFPDNIDLLIIDEAHLRKKRILQDIERLRASGVKVIGLSGTPFSPFLGKYYDRLIKPTTIGELIQRGDLSKYEFYAPTKPDLKGVRTASSLEFGSDYNETQLAEIMCGSTLVGDIVQNWLENGRDLPTIAFCVNVAHANFLTIQFNQAGVNAEVMTADTPVEDRQTIIHRFETGATKIIVSVGVLVAGFDSDVRCIIYARPTKSEIRWLQALGRGLRAAPGKESCLIFDHSGTVHRLGYPDSIEYDDLPGKSDGMDESARRAAEEREEKRPHECSQCHYMKPAGVYVCPKCGHKPLGGEDIDTDTGRKLKKLGNEQRQPTKAEKQAWWSQIKFYQRQRQSLGKKPVSDGWCKHTFHERFGEWPNGLSDYPMDITPTVSNFIRHKQIAFAKQREKAQAQQECQPEPTRIQLARNQMKEIKQQLGKRA
- a CDS encoding helix-turn-helix domain-containing protein, which produces MRMFTPLRKARLKAKMTIQEVASSIKCDPGNLSRMERGIQRPSPEVAEKLAKLFDAELTEIQILYPERFSSDGYQP
- a CDS encoding XRE family transcriptional regulator, with amino-acid sequence MNVGQRIRELRKAKKMTINQLASLTDWDVGNISRLERGMQGYSEASLKKIAEALEVPLSELFSFQDKKDTVETYSINSLSSERRRDVYRVDVMDVSASAGNGNSTRDFIEVISSIEYVTEEARNLFGHRPANQVKLINVRGDSMQGTIEPGDLIFVDVGVNHFDGDGIYVFDFSGDLFVKRLQKIKTQLHVLSDNPLYREWQITDEEMDMLHVCGKVLLSQSQQFRRHA
- a CDS encoding ORF6N domain-containing protein, with product MNTVTINNKQLPAVEYRGQRVVTLAMIDEVHQRPEGTARAAFNRNRSHFIEGVDFLELTADVIRTESLSEVFAARTAKGIILFESGYLMLTKPFNDDLAWQIQRELVNSYFRTHRQQPLTEIEMIAAMAADAVRQQKRLNHVEEQIETVTEAVENIKRGNMRAGYVGYRQVVAKSGMTDSKCRNLVNAYRIPTDTHEFMTPDGLLSRRAIVELEPFMAAFRQMMSEAEPRGTRWYHPKMGLFQAIGWEG
- a CDS encoding excisionase family protein, which gives rise to MRNTSDIVLLVPNDWVCESVLIAVTGLKPGTILRARKECWMVGQEYVHVSPDGNPKPSSECMYNRKAVDAWVDSMKNKQPG
- a CDS encoding tyrosine-type recombinase/integrase, translating into MDKFDYPTGVENHGGSLRIWFSYKGKRVRENLGVPDTIKNRKIAGELRTSVCFAIRTGTFDYASRFPESPHLKTFGIGKKEITVKELEEKWLDLKKMEISSNALNRYESVVRNVVPRIGGGRLVASVTKEELLYIRKDLLTGHQTPMKGKAPAKGRSVVTVNYYMTTIAGMFQFAADHGYLEANPFEGIKPLKKARVEPDPLSRDEFIRLIDACRHQQTKNLWSLAVYTGVRHGELLSLAWEDIDLKAGTITVRRNYTKLGEFTLPKTEASTNRVIHLIEPAVSVLRNQAEMTRLGKQHHIDVQLREYGRTERHDCTFVFNPQLVRRSEQVGFVYKVDSIGDSWDAAVKRAGIRHRKAYQSRHTYACWSLSAGANPSFIASQMGHASAQMVFNVYGAWMADSSSEQIAMLNQKLAAFAPSMPHSLQGSDGALLKSVS
- a CDS encoding DUF72 domain-containing protein — translated: MIKISKLVSVTPHVNCVEGNTTLYALPKPEVVARWREQTGDDFRFCFKFPATISHQAALRNCDDLTAEFFTRLSPLADRIGQYWVQLPATFDPRDLPALWQFLDALPREFTYGVEVRHPEFFMKGEAEQALNRGLHERGVNRTILDSRPVHAAVAHNEAIIEAQRKKPKVPVHAVMTASNPMVRFIGSDNMPQNQALFAVWLQTLAKWELTATPYLFLHTPDIAQAPELVDALWQALQAVAPSIGDAPTIPQQSSLF
- a CDS encoding MAPEG family protein; translated protein: MVCALYAVLGALLLIKFSFDVARLRMLYRVSYGDGGFSELQTAIRIHGNAVEYIPAALILLLFMEMNGAETWMVHVCGLLLILGRLMHYYGLHQRLFRWRRSGMSATWCSLVLMVLANLWYMPWELVFSLH